In Crassostrea angulata isolate pt1a10 chromosome 6, ASM2561291v2, whole genome shotgun sequence, a genomic segment contains:
- the LOC128186717 gene encoding small G protein signaling modulator 1-like isoform X3 codes for MTAPEAENRQKLLRAVKKEVKQIMEEAVTRKFVHEESSSITSLCGAVEACLLHGLRKRALGLFKLSSTTALLQKVSKSCEAASIVLRSLNNVENNFEASRKNVDSNKNQTKQTSGKAGLPRYLWIRLAIFEKQLHRILDYLVQNYSRYYETDALIADPVDGPIFASLLVGPCALDYTKMKTTDHFWTDPPADELVQRHRIHSSTNHLTGPGSPKRPGLQPMTNFQIRNTSSSSEESSKSFHQSARDYVESLHQNSKTTLLYGKNNVLVQPREDTEPLAGYLSLHQSAEGLTIMWTPNQLMNGCCEDTDDEIDRSMYWDFALTVYLDEIVYIHCHQQPDCGGTIVLVGQDGVQRPPIHFPKGGHLLAFLSCLENGLLPHGQLDPPLWSQRGKGKVFPKLRKKGSRLSLLSGSTSSTGSSTSSSADEEEATDYVFRIITTFRPDSIPPEMLDPKANMKREHFSWASKIPQAPVLIDSSSVRSYAKIQEKQNSSCINKSASDHRATLKHLCDTMKTQIISRAFYGWLAHCRHLKTVRTHLSELVLHRIVPADIPYDASCGLVERTWRELNQNGQVSNPEEVYRLVYYGGIEHSIRKEVWPYLLGHYRFKSTPEERQRMDQHVKTLYEKTMSEWLAVEAIVKQREKETMAANIMKNLSSESTDMAMPGPFTRGDSSLSNDVFESLDEWDNIMTQETVIEESSTTGTTCTPTTDRKQSLELHLQGEITCVEEQISHNIILSKREFVCKSFSESPDDGLGDSIAPHGSQDRSKLDSAGDSEGTDISKFDRDGSLERVMHLTKHSCSIDSAEADVEEVSDDSSDDEDSDVSSDHEMTDDTAKSTLDPATAEQTKGLSASKESLISPASPASHGGVYSAEMLDAVGLNLHRIDKDVQRCDRNYWYFTPANLEKLRNIMCTYVWEHLDVGYVQGMCDLVAPLLVIFDDESLTYSCFCELMKRMSANFPHGGAMDTHFANMRSLIQILDAELFEHMHHHGDYTHFYFCYRWFLLDFKRELLYDDVFSVWETIWAAKYISSPHFVLFIALALVEVYRDIILDNNMDFTDIIKFFNEMAERHKSKQVLKIAQDLIHKLQTLIENK; via the exons GAGCAGTAGAAGCTTGTCTCCTTCATGGCCTGAGGAAGCGAGCTCTTGGTCTCTTCAAGCTCAGTTCAACCACTGCCCTGCTACAGAAGGTGTCCAAAAGTTGTGAAGCAGCCTCCATCGTCCTCCGATCCCTCAACAATGTGGAGAACAACTTCGAAGCCAGCAG GAAGAATGTGGATAGCAACAAAAACCAGACCAAGCAGACGTCAGGCAAGGCCGGTCTGCCCCGGTACCTGTGGATCCGTCTGGCCATCTTTGAGAAGCAGCTCCACCGTATTCTGGACTACCTAGTGCAAAACTACAG CCGATACTATGAAACAGATGCGCTAATTGCAGACCCTGTGGATGGTCCAATATTTGCTTCTCTTCTGG TTGGTCCGTGTGCTCTGGACTATACCAAGATGAAGACCACGGATCACTTTTGGACAGATCCCCCCGCTGATGAATTGGTGCAGCGCCACAGGATACATTCCAGCACAAACCACCTGACCGGTCCAGGCTCCCCCAAACGCCCCGGCCTACAG CCGATGACAAATTTTCAGATACGCAACACAAGCTCGAGCAGCGAGGAGAGTTCTAAGAGTTTCCATCAGTCTGCCCGGGATTACGTGGAGTCGCTCCATCAGAACTCTAAGACAACTCTTCTTTACGGCAAAAATAATGTCCTAGTTCAGCCC AGAGAGGACACAGAGCCATTGGCGGGGTACTTGTCTCTTCATCAGTCCGCAGAGGGTCTGACCATCATGTGGACACCCAATCAGCTGATGAACGGCTGTTGTGAGGACACAGATGATGAAATTGATCGCag CATGTACTGGGACTTTGCCTTGACCGTGTACTTAGATGAAATCGTATACATCCATTGTCATCAGCAGC CTGACTGTGGAGGGACCATTGTGTTAGTGGGACAGGATGGGGTACAGAGGCCCCCCATCCACTTCCCTAAGGGAGGGCACTTGCTCGCATTCCTCTCCTGCCTGGAGAACGGCCTACTCCCTCACGGACAGCTGGACCCCCCTCTCTGGTCACAAAGGGGTAAAG GAAAAGTCTTCCCAAAGCTGAGAAAGAAGGGGAGCCGCCTCTCTCTGCTGTCGGGCAGCACCAGTTCTACAGGAAGCAGCACGAGTTCCAGTGCTGACGAGGAGGAGGCGACCGATTACGTGTTCCGCATCATCACCACATTCCGACCAGACAGCATTC CTCCTGAGATGTTGGATCCTAAGGCCAACATGAAGAGGGAACACTTTTCCTGGGCCTCAAAGATTCCTCAGGCTCCGGTCCTCATTGACTCCTCCTCTGTACGAAGCTATGCCAAAATCCAGGAGAAACAGAACAGTTCGTGCATCAACAAGTCCGCCTCAGATCACAG GGCAACTCTGAAGCATCTTTGTGACACCATGAAGACTCAGATCATCTCCAGGGCCTTCTATGGAT GGCTAGCCCACTGTCGTCATCTGAAGACCGTTCGTACGCACCTGTCTGAGCTGGTTCTACACCGCATTGTTCCTGCCGACATTCCATATGACGCTTCCTGCGGACTCGTGGAGAGAACATGGAGGGAACTAAATCAGAACGGACAG GTGTCAAATCCAGAGGAAGTGTACAGACTGGTGTATTATGGGGGAATAGAACATAGCATCAGGAAAGAG GTGTGGCCTTACCTGCTGGGTCATTACCGCTTCAAGAGCACGCCAGAGGAACGCCAGCGAATGGACCAACACGTAAAGACTCTGTACGAGAAAACAATGTCAGAATGGCTGGCTGTGGAGGCCATAGTGAAACAGAGGGAGAAGGAGACAATGGCCGCCAACATCATGAAGAACTTGTCCTCAGAGAGCACAGACATGGCAATGCCAGGGCCGTTCACTCGAGGAGACTCGAGTCTGAGTAACGATGTGTTCGAGTCCCTGGATGAGTGGGACAACATTATGACTCAGGAGACGGTCATTGAGGAGAGCTCAACCACAGGGACCACTTGTACCCCCACCACAGACAGGAAGCAGAGCCTGGAGCTCCACCTACAAGGGGAGATCACATGTGTGGAGGAACAGATCTCGCACAACATTATACTGAGTAAGAGGGAGTTTGTCTGTAAGTCTTTCTCCGAGAGCCCTGATGATGGGCTTGGAGACTCGATCGCACCTCACGGTTCTCAGGACAGGTCCAAACTTGACTCTGCCGGAGACTCGGAAGGGACGGACATTTCTAAGTTTGACAGGGACGGAAGTCTGGAAAGAGTGATGCACTTAACTAAACACTCGTGTTCTATAGACAGTGCTGAGGCTGATGTTGAGGAAGTGAGCGATGACAGCAGCGATGATGAGGACAGCGATGTATCGTCTGATCATGAGATGACCGATGACACGGCCAAATCAACACTAGATCCAGCAACTGCAG AACAAACAAAAGGATTGTCTGCTTCAAAGGAAAGCTTGATTTCTCCAGCGTCGCCGGCATCTCATGGGGGTGTGTACTCG GCGGAGATGTTGGATGCGGTGGGGCTGAACTTACACCGCATTGACAAGGACGTTCAGCGCTGTGACAGGAACTACTGGTATTTCACCCCAGCCAACCTGGAGAAGCTGCGCAACATCATGTGCAC GTATGTGTGGGAGCACCTGGATGTAGGTTATGTGCAGGGCATGTGTGACCTCGTGGCACCTCTTCTAGTCATATTTGATGATG AATCACTGACCTACAGCTGTTTCTGTGAGCTGATGAAGAGGATGTCGGCAAACTTCCCCCATGGAGGAGCCATGGACACCCACTTTGCTAACATGAGATCTCTTATTCAA ATTCTAGATGCTGAACTCTTTGAACACATGCATCACCATGGAGACTACACACATTTCTACTTCTGCTATCGATGGTTCCTGTTAGACTTCAAAAGAG AGCTTCTGTACGATGACGTATTCTCAGTGTGGGAGACGATATGGGCGGCCAAGTACATCAGCTCTCCCCattttgtgctatttatagccCTGGCCTTGGTGGAGGTTTACCGCGATATCATTCTAGATAACAACATGGACTTCACAGACATCATCAAGTTCTTCAATG AAATGGCAGAGAGACACAAATCTAAACAGGTGTTAAAGATTGCCCAGGACTTGATTCACAAGCTACAAACGCTTATAGAAAACAAATGA
- the LOC128186717 gene encoding small G protein signaling modulator 1-like isoform X1 — MTAPEAENRQKLLRAVKKEVKQIMEEAVTRKFVHEESSSITSLCGAVEACLLHGLRKRALGLFKLSSTTALLQKVSKSCEAASIVLRSLNNVENNFEASRKNVDSNKNQTKQTSGKAGLPRYLWIRLAIFEKQLHRILDYLVQNYSRYYETDALIADPVDGPIFASLLVGPCALDYTKMKTTDHFWTDPPADELVQRHRIHSSTNHLTGPGSPKRPGLQPMTNFQIRNTSSSSEESSKSFHQSARDYVESLHQNSKTTLLYGKNNVLVQPREDTEPLAGYLSLHQSAEGLTIMWTPNQLMNGCCEDTDDEIDRSMYWDFALTVYLDEIVYIHCHQQPDCGGTIVLVGQDGVQRPPIHFPKGGHLLAFLSCLENGLLPHGQLDPPLWSQRGKGKVFPKLRKKGSRLSLLSGSTSSTGSSTSSSADEEEATDYVFRIITTFRPDSIPPEMLDPKANMKREHFSWASKIPQAPVLIDSSSVRSYAKIQEKQNSSCINKSASDHRYQMATLKHLCDTMKTQIISRAFYGWLAHCRHLKTVRTHLSELVLHRIVPADIPYDASCGLVERTWRELNQNGQVSNPEEVYRLVYYGGIEHSIRKEVWPYLLGHYRFKSTPEERQRMDQHVKTLYEKTMSEWLAVEAIVKQREKETMAANIMKNLSSESTDMAMPGPFTRGDSSLSNDVFESLDEWDNIMTQETVIEESSTTGTTCTPTTDRKQSLELHLQGEITCVEEQISHNIILSKREFVCKSFSESPDDGLGDSIAPHGSQDRSKLDSAGDSEGTDISKFDRDGSLERVMHLTKHSCSIDSAEADVEEVSDDSSDDEDSDVSSDHEMTDDTAKSTLDPATAEQTKGLSASKESLISPASPASHGGVYSAEMLDAVGLNLHRIDKDVQRCDRNYWYFTPANLEKLRNIMCTYVWEHLDVGYVQGMCDLVAPLLVIFDDESLTYSCFCELMKRMSANFPHGGAMDTHFANMRSLIQILDAELFEHMHHHGDYTHFYFCYRWFLLDFKRELLYDDVFSVWETIWAAKYISSPHFVLFIALALVEVYRDIILDNNMDFTDIIKFFNEMAERHKSKQVLKIAQDLIHKLQTLIENK; from the exons GAGCAGTAGAAGCTTGTCTCCTTCATGGCCTGAGGAAGCGAGCTCTTGGTCTCTTCAAGCTCAGTTCAACCACTGCCCTGCTACAGAAGGTGTCCAAAAGTTGTGAAGCAGCCTCCATCGTCCTCCGATCCCTCAACAATGTGGAGAACAACTTCGAAGCCAGCAG GAAGAATGTGGATAGCAACAAAAACCAGACCAAGCAGACGTCAGGCAAGGCCGGTCTGCCCCGGTACCTGTGGATCCGTCTGGCCATCTTTGAGAAGCAGCTCCACCGTATTCTGGACTACCTAGTGCAAAACTACAG CCGATACTATGAAACAGATGCGCTAATTGCAGACCCTGTGGATGGTCCAATATTTGCTTCTCTTCTGG TTGGTCCGTGTGCTCTGGACTATACCAAGATGAAGACCACGGATCACTTTTGGACAGATCCCCCCGCTGATGAATTGGTGCAGCGCCACAGGATACATTCCAGCACAAACCACCTGACCGGTCCAGGCTCCCCCAAACGCCCCGGCCTACAG CCGATGACAAATTTTCAGATACGCAACACAAGCTCGAGCAGCGAGGAGAGTTCTAAGAGTTTCCATCAGTCTGCCCGGGATTACGTGGAGTCGCTCCATCAGAACTCTAAGACAACTCTTCTTTACGGCAAAAATAATGTCCTAGTTCAGCCC AGAGAGGACACAGAGCCATTGGCGGGGTACTTGTCTCTTCATCAGTCCGCAGAGGGTCTGACCATCATGTGGACACCCAATCAGCTGATGAACGGCTGTTGTGAGGACACAGATGATGAAATTGATCGCag CATGTACTGGGACTTTGCCTTGACCGTGTACTTAGATGAAATCGTATACATCCATTGTCATCAGCAGC CTGACTGTGGAGGGACCATTGTGTTAGTGGGACAGGATGGGGTACAGAGGCCCCCCATCCACTTCCCTAAGGGAGGGCACTTGCTCGCATTCCTCTCCTGCCTGGAGAACGGCCTACTCCCTCACGGACAGCTGGACCCCCCTCTCTGGTCACAAAGGGGTAAAG GAAAAGTCTTCCCAAAGCTGAGAAAGAAGGGGAGCCGCCTCTCTCTGCTGTCGGGCAGCACCAGTTCTACAGGAAGCAGCACGAGTTCCAGTGCTGACGAGGAGGAGGCGACCGATTACGTGTTCCGCATCATCACCACATTCCGACCAGACAGCATTC CTCCTGAGATGTTGGATCCTAAGGCCAACATGAAGAGGGAACACTTTTCCTGGGCCTCAAAGATTCCTCAGGCTCCGGTCCTCATTGACTCCTCCTCTGTACGAAGCTATGCCAAAATCCAGGAGAAACAGAACAGTTCGTGCATCAACAAGTCCGCCTCAGATCACAGGTATCAAAT GGCAACTCTGAAGCATCTTTGTGACACCATGAAGACTCAGATCATCTCCAGGGCCTTCTATGGAT GGCTAGCCCACTGTCGTCATCTGAAGACCGTTCGTACGCACCTGTCTGAGCTGGTTCTACACCGCATTGTTCCTGCCGACATTCCATATGACGCTTCCTGCGGACTCGTGGAGAGAACATGGAGGGAACTAAATCAGAACGGACAG GTGTCAAATCCAGAGGAAGTGTACAGACTGGTGTATTATGGGGGAATAGAACATAGCATCAGGAAAGAG GTGTGGCCTTACCTGCTGGGTCATTACCGCTTCAAGAGCACGCCAGAGGAACGCCAGCGAATGGACCAACACGTAAAGACTCTGTACGAGAAAACAATGTCAGAATGGCTGGCTGTGGAGGCCATAGTGAAACAGAGGGAGAAGGAGACAATGGCCGCCAACATCATGAAGAACTTGTCCTCAGAGAGCACAGACATGGCAATGCCAGGGCCGTTCACTCGAGGAGACTCGAGTCTGAGTAACGATGTGTTCGAGTCCCTGGATGAGTGGGACAACATTATGACTCAGGAGACGGTCATTGAGGAGAGCTCAACCACAGGGACCACTTGTACCCCCACCACAGACAGGAAGCAGAGCCTGGAGCTCCACCTACAAGGGGAGATCACATGTGTGGAGGAACAGATCTCGCACAACATTATACTGAGTAAGAGGGAGTTTGTCTGTAAGTCTTTCTCCGAGAGCCCTGATGATGGGCTTGGAGACTCGATCGCACCTCACGGTTCTCAGGACAGGTCCAAACTTGACTCTGCCGGAGACTCGGAAGGGACGGACATTTCTAAGTTTGACAGGGACGGAAGTCTGGAAAGAGTGATGCACTTAACTAAACACTCGTGTTCTATAGACAGTGCTGAGGCTGATGTTGAGGAAGTGAGCGATGACAGCAGCGATGATGAGGACAGCGATGTATCGTCTGATCATGAGATGACCGATGACACGGCCAAATCAACACTAGATCCAGCAACTGCAG AACAAACAAAAGGATTGTCTGCTTCAAAGGAAAGCTTGATTTCTCCAGCGTCGCCGGCATCTCATGGGGGTGTGTACTCG GCGGAGATGTTGGATGCGGTGGGGCTGAACTTACACCGCATTGACAAGGACGTTCAGCGCTGTGACAGGAACTACTGGTATTTCACCCCAGCCAACCTGGAGAAGCTGCGCAACATCATGTGCAC GTATGTGTGGGAGCACCTGGATGTAGGTTATGTGCAGGGCATGTGTGACCTCGTGGCACCTCTTCTAGTCATATTTGATGATG AATCACTGACCTACAGCTGTTTCTGTGAGCTGATGAAGAGGATGTCGGCAAACTTCCCCCATGGAGGAGCCATGGACACCCACTTTGCTAACATGAGATCTCTTATTCAA ATTCTAGATGCTGAACTCTTTGAACACATGCATCACCATGGAGACTACACACATTTCTACTTCTGCTATCGATGGTTCCTGTTAGACTTCAAAAGAG AGCTTCTGTACGATGACGTATTCTCAGTGTGGGAGACGATATGGGCGGCCAAGTACATCAGCTCTCCCCattttgtgctatttatagccCTGGCCTTGGTGGAGGTTTACCGCGATATCATTCTAGATAACAACATGGACTTCACAGACATCATCAAGTTCTTCAATG AAATGGCAGAGAGACACAAATCTAAACAGGTGTTAAAGATTGCCCAGGACTTGATTCACAAGCTACAAACGCTTATAGAAAACAAATGA